In the genome of Verrucomicrobiota bacterium, one region contains:
- the pssA gene encoding CDP-diacylglycerol--serine O-phosphatidyltransferase, whose protein sequence is MALPNSNPLPQESSETRLKIYFLPNLLTAGNLFCGFVALTKIVEADISEGNFAQIKLALAFILLACIFDLFDGRVARLGGVESPFGREFDSLADLISFGAAPAFLVHRVVLKDVFVRHPEWGWFIASIYLICGAFRLARFNCLTAQGGAGAGKEFLGFPIPSAAALVASLTLFMIWWDEKEFAHGNWRYILPVLLLFLSAMMVSNVKYPSFKNLDLRATRTFTKTLVAILFIGSVVILRERILVFVLPVFFTAYLIYGFVRPRISRKILHEIEEEDAEDDQPVRP, encoded by the coding sequence ATGGCTCTGCCCAATTCCAATCCACTGCCGCAAGAATCCTCCGAAACGCGGTTGAAAATCTATTTCCTGCCCAATCTGCTGACGGCGGGCAACCTGTTCTGCGGCTTTGTGGCGCTGACCAAGATTGTGGAGGCCGACATCTCCGAGGGAAACTTCGCCCAAATCAAACTGGCGCTCGCGTTCATTTTGCTGGCCTGCATTTTTGACCTGTTCGATGGACGGGTGGCGCGACTCGGCGGAGTCGAAAGCCCGTTTGGGCGCGAGTTTGATTCGCTGGCGGATTTGATTTCGTTTGGCGCGGCGCCGGCCTTCCTGGTGCATCGCGTGGTGCTCAAGGATGTTTTTGTGCGGCATCCAGAGTGGGGCTGGTTCATCGCCTCCATTTATCTGATTTGCGGCGCCTTCCGGCTGGCGCGTTTCAACTGTCTGACGGCGCAGGGAGGTGCCGGCGCTGGGAAGGAATTTCTTGGGTTTCCCATTCCTTCTGCGGCGGCGCTGGTCGCGTCGCTCACGTTGTTCATGATCTGGTGGGATGAGAAGGAATTCGCACATGGAAACTGGCGATACATCCTGCCCGTTCTCCTGCTGTTCCTGTCGGCCATGATGGTGAGCAATGTGAAATATCCCAGCTTCAAGAACCTGGACCTTCGGGCGACCCGTACGTTCACGAAAACCCTGGTGGCCATCCTGTTCATCGGCAGCGTGGTAATTTTGCGGGAAAGAATCCTGGTCTTTGTGCTGCCGGTATTTTTCACTGCCTATCTGATCTACGGATTTGTTCGCCCGCGCATATCCCGGAAAATCCTCCACGAAATTGAGGAGGAAGACGCGGAAGACGACCAGCCGGTGCGCCCATAA
- a CDS encoding phosphatidylserine decarboxylase family protein — MKHSGKAIRAGLKLIFWTLVLLGAIIAAGFLAIIVGGFIVTIATSLITVWVLFALFTLYFFRDPNPLVPTAPNVVVAPAHGKVDVIDEVTELEFMGGNCRRISMFLSVVNVHVQNAPVGGKIAYLRHHPGEFLNAIKTESAAHNENLLLGIESHERPGEKVGVRLIAGMIARRIVPWVAVGDELARGERISLIQFGSRVDLYLPPAAIIKVQLGDKVVGGETVVATFD; from the coding sequence ATGAAGCACTCGGGCAAAGCCATTCGTGCCGGTCTCAAGCTGATCTTTTGGACGCTCGTGCTGTTGGGCGCGATCATCGCCGCCGGATTCCTGGCCATCATCGTCGGCGGATTCATTGTGACGATTGCCACGAGCCTGATCACGGTCTGGGTCCTCTTTGCGTTGTTCACCCTTTATTTCTTCCGCGACCCGAATCCCCTCGTGCCCACGGCGCCCAACGTGGTGGTCGCCCCGGCTCACGGCAAGGTGGATGTGATTGACGAAGTGACCGAACTGGAATTCATGGGCGGCAACTGCCGGCGCATCTCCATGTTCCTCTCGGTGGTGAATGTTCATGTGCAGAATGCGCCCGTGGGCGGAAAAATCGCTTACCTCCGCCATCATCCTGGCGAATTCCTGAATGCCATCAAAACCGAATCTGCGGCGCACAACGAAAACTTGCTGCTGGGCATCGAATCACATGAACGCCCCGGTGAAAAAGTCGGCGTGCGCTTGATCGCAGGGATGATCGCGCGCCGCATCGTGCCCTGGGTGGCGGTGGGCGACGAACTGGCGCGTGGTGAGCGGATCAGCCTGATCCAGTTTGGTTCGCGCGTTGATCTTTATCTGCCGCCGGCGGCCATCATAAAAGTACAACTGGGCGACAAGGTGGTCGGCGGAGAAACCGTTGTGGCCACTTTTGATTGA